A single window of Deltaproteobacteria bacterium DNA harbors:
- the rpsI gene encoding 30S ribosomal protein S9 yields the protein MPTAPKRFFGIGKRKTAVARLYLTPGTGDILVNERPFEQYFGRATLRMVILQPMEVTGNVGKFNVTATVFGSGPAGQAEAIRHGIAKALLSLNPDYRKPLRKNGYLTRDSREVERKKYGHRKARRSTQYSKR from the coding sequence ATGCCAACCGCTCCCAAAAGATTCTTCGGCATCGGAAAAAGAAAAACCGCCGTCGCCCGTTTGTACCTGACCCCCGGCACGGGGGACATTCTTGTCAACGAGCGGCCGTTTGAGCAGTATTTCGGCCGGGCCACCCTCCGGATGGTGATTCTGCAACCGATGGAGGTCACCGGCAATGTGGGAAAATTTAATGTCACCGCCACTGTCTTTGGGAGCGGCCCTGCCGGCCAGGCGGAGGCGATTCGTCACGGCATTGCCAAGGCGCTTCTTTCTTTAAACCCCGACTACCGCAAACCCCTCCGCAAAAACGGATACCTCACCCGCGACTCCCGCGAGGTGGAACGGAAGAAATACGGCCACCGCAAGGCGCGGAGAAGCACGCAGTACAGCAAGCGTTAA
- the rplM gene encoding 50S ribosomal protein L13 codes for MTTYMAKKGEVKPQWFLMDLDNRVLGRAATQIANVLRGKNKPQYTPHMDTGDFVVAVNASKVRLTGNKKEEKEYFRHSGYPGGIKSVTAGRLLTTHPDRIIKEAVAGMLPKNSSRRHYLKKLKVFAGADHPHAAQKPLELKI; via the coding sequence ATGACAACTTACATGGCAAAAAAAGGGGAGGTGAAACCGCAGTGGTTTCTTATGGACCTGGATAACCGCGTGCTGGGGCGGGCGGCCACGCAAATCGCCAACGTCCTGCGCGGGAAAAACAAGCCGCAATACACCCCTCATATGGATACCGGCGATTTTGTCGTGGCCGTGAACGCCTCCAAGGTCCGCCTGACGGGAAATAAAAAGGAAGAAAAGGAATATTTCCGGCATTCGGGCTACCCCGGAGGGATCAAGTCGGTGACGGCAGGGAGATTGCTGACGACGCACCCCGACCGGATTATTAAAGAGGCTGTTGCCGGAATGCTTCCAAAAAACAGCTCCCGGCGCCATTATCTGAAAAAACTCAAGGTCTTTGCCGGCGCGGATCACCCACACGCCGCGCAGAAACCACTGGAATTGAAAATATAA
- a CDS encoding ATP-binding protein — MFDKLKNRYLKPFIEADLKEKMVFLSGPRQVGKTTLALGLLGGDESHPAYFNWDDEKDRHRLLGGHFPPHRKLLVFDEIHKYKRWRNWLKGLYDKTKSRRRYLVTGSARLDLYRRGGDALTGRYHFFRLHPLSLAEVDSRHHPATVESLLQFGGFPEPFLSQSEKKLRRWQRERMHQVLRDDLRDLEKVEEVMLIGRLAERLPELVGSPLSLNALREDLQVAHKTVQNWLNILERLFVLFRIAPFGSPKIRAVKKEMKAYLWDWSMVEEPGDRFENFVACQLLKYCHFIEDTEGYPMELRYLRDTDKREVDFVVLKQNRPLFAVECQLRAKPVNPAIAYFSERLSLPRCYLVHRESADYEHATLPLRVLPFHRLAQECRIP, encoded by the coding sequence ATGTTCGATAAACTGAAAAACCGCTATCTTAAGCCCTTTATCGAGGCCGATCTGAAGGAAAAGATGGTTTTCCTCTCGGGCCCCCGTCAGGTGGGCAAGACCACCCTGGCCCTTGGTCTGTTGGGCGGGGACGAATCGCATCCGGCCTATTTTAACTGGGATGACGAAAAAGACCGGCACAGGCTCCTTGGCGGGCATTTTCCTCCTCACCGGAAACTGCTTGTTTTCGACGAAATTCACAAATACAAACGGTGGCGCAATTGGCTTAAGGGGCTCTACGACAAGACAAAATCGAGGCGCCGATATCTGGTAACGGGCAGTGCCCGTCTTGACCTGTATCGCCGGGGGGGAGACGCTCTGACGGGCCGATACCACTTTTTTCGCCTCCACCCTTTGAGCCTCGCGGAGGTTGACAGCCGGCATCATCCGGCAACGGTAGAGTCGCTTCTTCAATTCGGCGGTTTTCCTGAACCCTTTCTTTCCCAGTCGGAAAAAAAATTAAGACGCTGGCAACGCGAACGGATGCACCAGGTGTTGCGCGACGATCTCCGCGATCTTGAAAAAGTGGAGGAGGTGATGCTGATCGGAAGGCTGGCCGAGCGTCTGCCCGAACTGGTTGGTTCCCCCTTGTCGCTTAATGCCTTGAGAGAGGATCTGCAGGTGGCCCATAAAACCGTCCAAAACTGGCTCAACATATTGGAGAGGCTCTTTGTTCTTTTTCGGATTGCCCCTTTCGGGTCTCCCAAAATTCGGGCGGTAAAAAAAGAAATGAAGGCCTATCTTTGGGACTGGTCGATGGTGGAAGAACCGGGGGACCGCTTTGAAAATTTTGTTGCCTGTCAGCTCTTGAAGTATTGTCATTTTATCGAGGATACCGAGGGGTATCCCATGGAATTGCGGTATCTGCGCGATACCGACAAGCGCGAAGTTGATTTTGTCGTCCTTAAGCAAAACAGGCCGCTTTTTGCCGTCGAGTGCCAGCTACGGGCCAAACCGGTAAATCCCGCAATCGCCTACTTTTCAGAGCGCCTGTCTCTTCCCCGGTGTTATCTTGTTCACCGCGAATCGGCCGATTACGAACACGCCACCCTTCCTTTGCGCGTTCTCCCTTTCCACCGCTTGGCCCAGGAGTGCCGGATACCGTAA